The genomic region GAGCCGCTCCGCGCTTTTCCGGAGTCGGCTTTGGAAGTTTGCTGCAGCACCATGTGCGTTTCACAACACCCCATCTGCCCGCTGTGATTCATTTCGAGGACTTGTGGGCGCAGCATTTGAACGGGCCATCGTTCGTCGGGGGCAGCCGAACCTATGACGCCAGAGCGATTCCGCTGATGGACGCGATTGCCGGAGGAAAGGTCACCGTCAATGATCGGGCCGAGGCAAGTAAAGACCCGAAGATGCTGACAGACTTTCAGGACGGCGATACCGTTCATCTCAATGTGCTGAGTTCGCTTTTTCCGCAATATTATATCAGCCCGACTCGCAGAGAGTACGTACTGCCACTTGGTCCATATATGTATCGTGTCGAGACTTCTCTTGCAATGGCGCAAGCTTTGGAGCAGGCGATCCTGGCCCCGGCGGCTCCTTTGTATCTGGGATCGAATGACGGGTGGGTGGATGCGGAATGGAGAACAATGGAATGATTGCCCGTATGCTAAACATTGTCCATCCCTACCCCAAATACGGCCTCGCCGCCGCCGTCTATCATCAGAGCAATCGTCTCAATGATCTGCAAGATGATGATCTGCGCCTACTTCTTATTGAGGCGATTGAACGCGGATTGGAACATTTCCGAATGAAGACGGACGATATGCCTGGGCTTGGACAGCCGATGACATATCACCCTATCAAGGCAACGCAGTTAACGGACGAGCCAAAGCTCGTGCAATCTGCGGGCTTAGCCGCTCGCGGCGTGTTTCTGTTCCCCACGATTGTCACCACCGACGGAGACGCAAAGGGCACTTACGACAACGCCAGCACGATTTTAAAGGATTTGAAGTCAGGACGCGGACTGGATACTGCAATTGATTTAAGCCGGTCTTATGCGCCCACCACGGCGAAGATCAATAACGGCAAGCGCTCTCAGTCTCCGCCCCGCAGCACGCTCTTTGAAGCGGCATGCTCCGTCATAACTACTCTGACGCCTGTAAAACCCGCAGCCTGGATCAATCAGCGAAACACTGTCATCCTTCCTGATTTGGAAATTGAGCAATTGTGCGGTTTTATCGAACTCTTTGAAAAAATGGCCGCCACCGAGAACATAGAGTTACTGGCATCGTCGGCGCCGAAAAGCACCGATACGCGTCGCGCAAAACCAGAGAAAAAGTCGGAGTTTCAGCGCCCTCCAATGTTTCACGGGAACTATCCTTACGCGCCTCAGCGGGATGCGGCGACGTTTGGCCCCGTCGGGCTTTTGGGGGCGATCGGTTACTGGGCGCATCGTTACAATCAGCTTCCTTGGGCGGACAAAGTATTGAGCGATCTAGCAGGGCGACCTCTCTATATCATTAGTTACGACAGCATCTCACAGGTTCACTTTAGCCATCATGTCACGGACCTTGCTCGTGAGGGCAAGCTGTCAGAGATCGTGAATAAACTCGCTTATGAGACTCGTCTTGGAGAGGAAATTGATGAAGACCGCCCGCTCTGGTCTGATCCCAAACGGCAGCTCTTCCATCTCGCAACCAGCCGGTTTCTTCAATTGTTCACCCTCCCGGCTTTTCGGGACTTTCTTGCCATGAGGACCGCCTATCCTGCGGAAACGCAGATTTTATTCGAGAGGTATTTTATGAATGAAGCTTCTGACCGGCCTTTGATTGATCGTTCCATTGTTGAGGCCGCCGGCGTCCTGGGGCAGTGGCTCAACCGCGTCGCTTACTTCGCCGCCTATGCCGACGTGAGTGAGAAGAAAGCAGATCGCGACAAAGAGGTGCGTAAGGCCAAGGCGAAGATCATTGTCACCTTCGAAAGTGTGGCGATGAGTGCGCGCGATCCGCTCGCCATGATCTCACAAGTCATTTCGCAGGCTGGCCGCCTGGGTCAAGGCGATGTTCCCGACGAAGCGAAGCCGTTTCTAGACGCCGCCATGATTGGCCCGGCAAATGGCGGCATCACGGCAGAGCAAGCGCGGCACTTATTGATGGTCTATATGCGCCTTCGCTCCTCTGCCACGAAAGACAAAGAGAGCGACATAAGCCCGGCCTCAGACTACGATTTGAACGGTTAATATTCACTGAAGAAACAGGAAAAGCAAATGATCATCAAAGGAATTCTGGTAACGCTGATCGCTCCCATGAGCGACCATATCGCGAACGCCGGCGATAAGATCTTAGGGAACGCGTCTTCGATCAAGCAGCGCCCCGACGGCAGAGTATACATCTCGGGCCAGAAGCAGCGGCATGCCCTTTTCAGCGCTATGGATCGCCTGAACTTCTCCGATCCGAAGCACGGTGAAACCTATATCTCAAATGGAGATGGGGTGACGACGATCGTTGAGAATGACCTACGGGCGGACCTCGGCGGCTTTTTGGACACCAATAAGGGAAGCTATAGCGGCCGGCGCACAGCTCCGCTCAGTGCCACGCCGGCGGTTGCTCTGGAGGAAAGCCGTGTCGGGCGAGATTTGCTTATTCGCCTTAAGGTCAATCAGGACAAGGAAAGCGAACGCAGCCAGGCGCTGGCGACACGGGAATATAGCCAGGACGATCTGATGCTGATGAACTTCTTCATCGATATCGGCGCCGTCAGTATCCGCAAGCGGCATCGCTACGAGAAGGATATGCATGTCTCCACGGAATACGTCAAGCACGTCGATGAACCGGAGCGGCTGCGCCGTGTCCAGCTTGCCTTGGAAGCAACCGGATCTCTCGTCGATTACGCCAATCAGGCGCGCAATGCCGTCAGCGGCGAGCCGCAGCAAGTTCTCATCGTATTCGACACAAAGCTTAGCCGCAAGACAAGCCGATACTTCCGGGCGAAAGACACGGAACGAAAGAACATACTGAACGAGCTGGAGCATCGGGGCGCAACCTATTTCTTCGGCGACGATACTTCGGCTGAAGGCGACAGCGTCTCCATCGCCTATGTCAAGGCGCTGAAATTTCTCAATGAGAATTCCCTCTTCGATCCGACCGATGGCGCCGCTCCTATCACGACTTCCCAGTTTGAGGCGGGAAAGTGACCTATCTGGCGAAACCCAGCGGAATTACTTTGGAAGTTCACGTCGCAGACCTGGAGGCACAATGCGACGTGATCTTTCCAAACCGCTCCTTCACGAGTGAAAAGTATCGCCGCCGTACCGGCGGCGATCTTGAAGCGCTCACACGGCTTGCGGTCAAATGGCACGACGAGGGAAAAAAATGCAAGCCGTGGCAAGATGCTTGCCGCCGCGATTATGAATATCTTCAACTGACCAAGAAGCAGGGAACAGTTCTTCGGAATGCAAAAATCCGCCATGAATTGGCATCCTTGGAATTCATCCATAAAGCAGGAATTGCTCTCCCTGATGTCGTGCGTGTTGCGATTGCCGCGCACCATAGGAAATTGAGCCGTCGGCACGAGCACCGCTGGGGAGAAGAGCGTTCAGAGTTCGGTAAGTTCTGGAAGGAATTTACCGCTATCGCCGATGGGTTTCGTATCTATGAAATAGAGCGCGCCCTTGAGACTCGTTACCGTTATGCCGGCCCTCGATCCCTGCTCCAGTTGGCCGACCATCGCGCAAGCGCGATCGAAGGCGGATCTCCCGTCGCCGCAATCAAACCTTTCGAATACAACTTCCCTTACAATGAGAAGCGCGGCGTTCAAGCTAAGATCGAAGAACTTAAGGACGAAGCGTTCGCAATCCTGCGTGCGCCGACAGGCTCTGGGAAGACAGACGCCGCACTACTCTGGGCAAAGCATAAAATCGAGAAAGGGCTTGCCGATCGTTTGATCATCGCCATGCCAACCCGTTTCACGGCAAGCGCATTGGCATCAAGCAATGTAAAGCAGCTCAGTCAGTGCGGCTTGTATCACTCCACAGCTTGGCTGAAGCCTCAGAGTGAGGATCTGGATCTCGCTCGTACCCTCGATTCGTCTGTTACCGTCACGACAATCGACCATTTGTGTATCTCCTTGACGGGAACGCGTGAAGATCATCACGCTATTTTCTTCAATTTGATGAATTCGTGCGTTGTGATCGACGAAGCGGATTTCTACGACGATTTCACTCAGCACAACATCGTCGCCCTGCTGCGCGCGCTGCGCCAATTCGACGTTCCTGTATTGTTGATGAGCGCCACTGCTCCCGATTCCGCACGTCACCTCTATTCGCTCTCAGGATTCACAGTCGAGAAAATCCACGAGGATTTGACGGATTATGATCGCGTGCGCTGCCACCTCACTCGGCTCGGCAAATCTAGCCATCCCGAGGATATTGCTTCCCATCTACAGAGGGCATTGGACGGCGAAGCCACCATTATCTACACGAATACTGTCGCCAGGGCGCAAGAGTATTACGACTGGTTCCAGAAAAGCATTCGCACTGAGCATAACCTTCGCCCCGAACACGTAGTGCTTTACCATAGCCGTTTTCTAGAACATCACAAGGCGCAAAAGGAAGAACTGCTATACCAGATGCTAGGGCGCGAAGCTTGGAAACAGGAAGCGCCGCCAACCGGGGTAGCGATCCTTACCCAGATTGGCGAACTCAGCGTCAATATCAGCGCGGACCTTATGATCAGCGACCTCTGCCCGGTGGACCGCCTTACCCAGCGCGCCGGACGCCTCGCCCGCTTCTACAAGGATCGCGTTGGAGAGCTCAAGGAGAAGCGGGGAGAATTATTCATTGTCGATCCCTATCAAGATATCAACGACGATTCCATTTTTTATCCCGCGCCTTATGGAACTTACGTGATGGGAAGCGGATGGAGAATCGGGGAGGCGTTGTCTCGCTCCGCAGAGTTAGTTGTCGATGGCGAGTATACCGCACACCGATTCGTGGATTTGGTCAACGAAGTCTATCCTACGATCTCCGCCATCGCTCCGCATGTGCGCGACAATTGCCGGGAACTAGAAACATGCATTGTCGGCAACTGGCTCATACTTCCCAAAGCAGAGGCGCGCGAAGATGATGATGAGACGAAGGACTGGCGCAGCCGCGATATTGCCCCACAAACGAAAGTCTATGCGGAAGTCAACGCCAGCGGTGTAGAGAGCGACGGACTGCTAGACGCCATGACGTGGAATGGATTCCGCCGTTTTCAACTGGATCATGGAATAGAGTGCCCGCAATACCGTCTTGACGCCGCAATCAAAGCGGGGATTTTGAACAAAGATCGTGATCATGTTCTGCTCACGGTCGGCGAGGAAACGATAGAGATCTGGACAGTTCCGCCAGCGCGCTATTGTGTGGAAACAGGGCTAAGTCTTGGCGATAAGAAAACATCATGACCTCCATTCCTCCCTTCCCTAACACTCCCCTCACCGGAACCGAGGTCCACTACTACGCGCTCTGCCCGCGCAAGCTCTGGTGGTTCTCACACGGCATGGAGCAGGAGCACGTCACCGGGGGTACCGGGCATGAGAATGTGGAGATCGGGACGCAGCTGCACCGGGACAGTTACGCCGGGCGCGGGCAGAGGGAGGTCATGATCGATGGCCTGCTGCGGATCGACTTCACCGAGGACGGCAAGATTCACGAGATCAAGAAGAGCCGGGGCGGCGAGCGCGCGGCGCAGATGCAGGTGCTTTATTATCTCTGGTATCTCAAGCACGAGAAGGGCGTCGTGACGACCGCCGTCATCGACTATCCCAAGGAGCGGCGGCGACTGGACATCACGCTGACGCCGGCGCGGGAATCGGAGGTTGAGGAGGCCATCGCGGCGGCGCAGGCTGTCAAGGAACTGCCCCGGCCGCCGCATGTCCCGGCGCCGATGCCGCTTTGCAAGAACTGCGCCTATCAAGACCTGTGCTGGGGGTAACTTCCGTGAAGAACTACTACGTCCTGTCCAACGGCCGGGTGCGGCGCGAGTCCAACACCCTTTACATCGAGACGGCCGACGGCGCCAAAAAGCCGCTGCCGGTGGAGGACGTCGAGAGCCTGTACGTCTACGGCGAGGTGGACATCAACACCAAGCTGCTGAACTTCCTGAGCCAGAAGCGCATCCCGCTCCACGTCTTCAACTACCACGGCTTCTACAGCGGGAGCTACTATCCGCGCGAGTACCTGCACTCCGGATACCTGCTCGTCCAGCAGGTCCAGCACTACCAGGACGCCGAGAAGCGGCTGGCCCTGGCGCGCGAGATCGTGCGCGGCTCCGCCCACTCCCTCCTGCGCAACATCGCCTACTACGACCGGCGGCGCCCTGGAACGGCTGCGGAGCGTGAGCCCGAAGGGGAGATCGGGAACGCCGAGCTCCCCGGCGATCCCGAAACGGAAGCCGCCGTTGACGCCGCCCTGGACGATCCGTCCGTCGATACTAACTTCCAGGCCGATGACGATCTCGACCCGCTCGAATCCTCTCTTACGCTG from Capsulimonas corticalis harbors:
- the cas4 gene encoding CRISPR-associated protein Cas4; its protein translation is MTSIPPFPNTPLTGTEVHYYALCPRKLWWFSHGMEQEHVTGGTGHENVEIGTQLHRDSYAGRGQREVMIDGLLRIDFTEDGKIHEIKKSRGGERAAQMQVLYYLWYLKHEKGVVTTAVIDYPKERRRLDITLTPARESEVEEAIAAAQAVKELPRPPHVPAPMPLCKNCAYQDLCWG
- the cas7p gene encoding type I-PGING CRISPR-associated protein Cas7/Csp1, whose translation is MIIKGILVTLIAPMSDHIANAGDKILGNASSIKQRPDGRVYISGQKQRHALFSAMDRLNFSDPKHGETYISNGDGVTTIVENDLRADLGGFLDTNKGSYSGRRTAPLSATPAVALEESRVGRDLLIRLKVNQDKESERSQALATREYSQDDLMLMNFFIDIGAVSIRKRHRYEKDMHVSTEYVKHVDEPERLRRVQLALEATGSLVDYANQARNAVSGEPQQVLIVFDTKLSRKTSRYFRAKDTERKNILNELEHRGATYFFGDDTSAEGDSVSIAYVKALKFLNENSLFDPTDGAAPITTSQFEAGK
- the cas3 gene encoding CRISPR-associated helicase Cas3' — encoded protein: MTYLAKPSGITLEVHVADLEAQCDVIFPNRSFTSEKYRRRTGGDLEALTRLAVKWHDEGKKCKPWQDACRRDYEYLQLTKKQGTVLRNAKIRHELASLEFIHKAGIALPDVVRVAIAAHHRKLSRRHEHRWGEERSEFGKFWKEFTAIADGFRIYEIERALETRYRYAGPRSLLQLADHRASAIEGGSPVAAIKPFEYNFPYNEKRGVQAKIEELKDEAFAILRAPTGSGKTDAALLWAKHKIEKGLADRLIIAMPTRFTASALASSNVKQLSQCGLYHSTAWLKPQSEDLDLARTLDSSVTVTTIDHLCISLTGTREDHHAIFFNLMNSCVVIDEADFYDDFTQHNIVALLRALRQFDVPVLLMSATAPDSARHLYSLSGFTVEKIHEDLTDYDRVRCHLTRLGKSSHPEDIASHLQRALDGEATIIYTNTVARAQEYYDWFQKSIRTEHNLRPEHVVLYHSRFLEHHKAQKEELLYQMLGREAWKQEAPPTGVAILTQIGELSVNISADLMISDLCPVDRLTQRAGRLARFYKDRVGELKEKRGELFIVDPYQDINDDSIFYPAPYGTYVMGSGWRIGEALSRSAELVVDGEYTAHRFVDLVNEVYPTISAIAPHVRDNCRELETCIVGNWLILPKAEAREDDDETKDWRSRDIAPQTKVYAEVNASGVESDGLLDAMTWNGFRRFQLDHGIECPQYRLDAAIKAGILNKDRDHVLLTVGEETIEIWTVPPARYCVETGLSLGDKKTS